A single window of Rhodococcus jostii RHA1 DNA harbors:
- a CDS encoding type III pantothenate kinase — MLLTVDVRNTNIVLGLFTGSGEHSKLVQDWRMRTDARMTADELALIFRGLLGAHTDQITGVSALSTVPSVLREIRVMLTRYWGHVPHVLVEPGVRTGVPLLVDNPKEVGADRIVNSLAAHHLYDAPCIVVDFGTSTCVDVVSAKGEFLGGAIAPGLEISSDALASQSAALRKVELVRPRSVVGKNTVECMQSGAVFGFAGLVDGLVRRVRKELPAFSGSDVVVIATGDRAPLIMPETETVDEHEPDLTLEGLRLVYERNQARRGARRSPLE, encoded by the coding sequence ATGCTCCTCACCGTCGACGTCCGGAACACGAACATCGTTCTCGGACTGTTCACCGGGTCCGGCGAACACTCGAAGTTGGTGCAGGACTGGCGGATGCGCACCGACGCGAGGATGACGGCGGACGAGCTGGCCCTCATCTTCCGGGGCCTCCTCGGCGCGCACACGGATCAGATCACCGGTGTGTCCGCGCTGTCGACGGTGCCGTCGGTGCTGCGGGAGATCCGCGTGATGCTGACGCGGTACTGGGGGCACGTCCCGCACGTGCTGGTGGAACCCGGGGTGCGAACCGGTGTTCCGCTGCTCGTCGACAACCCCAAGGAGGTGGGCGCCGACCGGATCGTGAACAGTCTTGCGGCGCATCACCTCTACGACGCACCGTGCATCGTGGTCGACTTCGGGACGTCCACATGTGTCGACGTCGTGTCCGCCAAGGGCGAGTTTCTCGGCGGCGCCATCGCGCCCGGCCTCGAGATCTCCTCGGACGCACTCGCGTCGCAGTCGGCGGCGCTGCGCAAGGTCGAACTGGTGCGGCCCCGCTCCGTCGTCGGCAAGAACACCGTCGAGTGCATGCAGTCGGGTGCGGTGTTCGGTTTCGCCGGTCTCGTCGACGGGTTGGTCCGCCGCGTGCGCAAGGAACTGCCCGCCTTCTCCGGTTCCGACGTGGTGGTGATCGCGACCGGTGACCGCGCGCCGCTGATCATGCCCGAGACGGAAACCGTCGACGAGCACGAACCGGATCTCACGCTCGAAGGCCTGCGCCTGGTCTACGAGCGGAATCAGGCTCGCCGGGGTGCGCGTCGCAGCCCGCTCGAGTGA
- a CDS encoding cysteine dioxygenase: MLATYSSASVPTRLRPADLLRITDQGASEVLDGRHDVLLPQSWPTDERWSTRLYSDDDVDVWLISWVPDRNTELHDHAGSFGALTVLSGALSEFRWAGDRLRHRTLEAGDQASFPLGWVHDVVRAPDAPGAEVVTPTLSVHAYSPPLSAMSYYEVTDHGTLRRTRTELTDLPEGGSK; this comes from the coding sequence GTGCTCGCAACGTATTCTTCTGCATCTGTACCCACCCGTCTTCGCCCGGCTGACCTGCTGCGCATCACCGATCAGGGTGCTTCCGAGGTCCTCGACGGCCGCCACGACGTCCTGCTCCCGCAGAGCTGGCCCACCGACGAGCGCTGGTCGACCCGGCTCTACTCGGACGACGACGTCGACGTCTGGCTGATCAGCTGGGTTCCCGACCGGAACACCGAATTGCACGACCACGCAGGCTCTTTCGGCGCACTCACGGTTCTCAGTGGTGCACTGTCCGAGTTTCGTTGGGCGGGTGACCGTCTGCGTCACCGCACTCTCGAGGCCGGCGATCAGGCCTCGTTCCCGCTCGGCTGGGTCCACGACGTGGTGCGGGCGCCGGACGCGCCCGGGGCGGAGGTGGTGACGCCGACGCTGAGCGTGCACGCCTACTCACCGCCACTATCGGCCATGTCCTATTACGAGGTCACCGACCACGGCACGCTGCGCCGTACCCGGACCGAGCTCACCGATCTCCCCGAGGGTGGTTCGAAGTGA